In the genome of Massilibacillus massiliensis, one region contains:
- a CDS encoding isoprenylcysteine carboxyl methyltransferase family protein, whose amino-acid sequence MMIPLVILIIGQRVVELYIANRNRRAVIKLGAKEYGAEHYYLFFLLHVSWLAGWILESYLKGWTLNPYWYIWFMLLLGAQVLRYWCITSLGIYWNTRILVVPGGKRVAKGPYKFLRHPNYLAVVIEFISVPLLYGAVITAVAASICNALLLLYIRIPAEEKALGYLKAY is encoded by the coding sequence ATGATGATTCCTTTGGTCATACTCATTATTGGGCAAAGAGTTGTTGAATTGTATATTGCCAATCGTAATCGCAGAGCTGTTATAAAATTAGGTGCGAAAGAATATGGTGCAGAACATTATTATTTATTTTTTTTGCTCCATGTGAGTTGGCTGGCTGGATGGATTTTAGAATCTTATTTAAAAGGGTGGACATTAAATCCGTATTGGTATATTTGGTTCATGCTGTTGTTGGGTGCACAAGTTCTTCGTTACTGGTGCATTACGAGCCTAGGAATTTATTGGAATACAAGAATTTTAGTAGTGCCAGGAGGAAAACGCGTCGCTAAGGGGCCGTATAAATTTTTAAGACATCCCAATTATTTGGCTGTGGTGATAGAATTTATCAGTGTTCCTTTATTATATGGTGCAGTTATTACGGCTGTAGCAGCCAGTATATGCAATGCACTGCTTCTACTATATATACGTATTCCTGCCGAAGAAAAAGCACTTGGTTATTTAAAAGCATATTGA
- a CDS encoding IMP dehydrogenase → MAYYFSEPSHTFGEYLLVPGYSSKECFPNNVSLKTPLVKFKKGEQPAITMNIPMTSAIMQAVSDDKMAIALAKEGGVSFIYGSQSIESEAAMVSRVKNYKSGFVGSDSNIKPTTTLGEILDLKEKTGHSTMAVTDDGTPTGKLVGIVTSRDYRVSRMSKDVKAEEFMTPFSKLIHADADTTLKEANDLIWEHKLNMLPLIDKDQRLKYMVFRKDYSDNKENENELIDAKKRYIVGAGINTRDYAERVPALIEAGADVLCIDSSEGFSEWQKITLEYVHKNFGEQVKVGAGNVVDREGFRFLAEAGADFIKVGIGGGSICITREQKGIGRGQATSLIDVIAARDEYFKETGVYIPVCSDGGIVHDYHMTLAFAIGADFVMLGRYFSRFDESPTNKVKINGNYLKEYWGEGSNRARNWQRYDMGGDKKLSFEEGVDSYVPYAGSLKDNVDVTLSKVRSTMCNCGALSLPEFREKAKITLVSSTSIVEGGSHDVILKDKFSRD, encoded by the coding sequence TTGGCATATTATTTTAGTGAACCATCGCATACTTTTGGGGAGTATTTATTAGTTCCAGGGTATTCTTCTAAAGAGTGTTTTCCAAATAACGTAAGTTTAAAAACTCCACTTGTAAAATTTAAAAAAGGTGAACAACCTGCGATCACAATGAACATTCCTATGACCTCGGCTATTATGCAAGCAGTTTCTGATGATAAAATGGCGATTGCTCTTGCGAAAGAGGGCGGCGTTTCCTTTATCTATGGGTCTCAATCCATCGAGAGTGAAGCTGCTATGGTTTCGAGAGTGAAAAATTATAAGTCTGGATTTGTTGGCAGTGATTCTAATATAAAACCTACAACGACTTTAGGTGAAATCCTCGATTTGAAAGAAAAAACTGGACATTCAACGATGGCGGTTACCGATGATGGTACACCTACTGGTAAATTGGTGGGGATCGTAACAAGTCGTGATTATCGTGTAAGCAGAATGAGCAAAGATGTTAAGGCTGAAGAATTTATGACGCCATTTAGCAAATTGATTCATGCCGATGCCGATACGACATTGAAAGAAGCAAACGATCTAATTTGGGAACATAAATTAAACATGCTTCCACTGATTGATAAAGATCAACGTCTGAAATACATGGTATTTAGAAAAGATTATTCTGATAACAAAGAAAATGAAAATGAACTGATTGACGCGAAAAAGAGATATATCGTGGGTGCAGGTATTAATACACGTGACTATGCAGAACGTGTTCCAGCTTTGATTGAAGCGGGTGCAGATGTACTTTGTATTGATTCTTCGGAAGGTTTTTCCGAATGGCAAAAAATCACTTTAGAATATGTTCATAAAAATTTTGGTGAGCAAGTAAAAGTTGGTGCTGGCAATGTAGTCGATAGAGAAGGTTTTCGTTTCTTAGCAGAAGCAGGCGCTGATTTTATTAAAGTTGGTATTGGCGGCGGTTCTATTTGTATTACGAGAGAACAAAAGGGAATTGGTCGTGGACAAGCAACTTCGCTTATCGATGTGATTGCTGCACGAGATGAGTATTTCAAAGAAACTGGTGTATATATTCCAGTTTGCTCTGACGGTGGTATTGTACATGATTATCATATGACATTAGCATTTGCAATCGGTGCTGATTTTGTAATGCTTGGCAGATATTTCTCCCGTTTCGACGAAAGTCCTACAAACAAAGTTAAAATTAACGGAAATTACTTAAAAGAGTATTGGGGCGAAGGCTCTAATCGTGCAAGAAACTGGCAACGTTATGATATGGGCGGCGATAAGAAATTATCCTTTGAAGAAGGGGTAGATTCTTATGTTCCATATGCAGGAAGTTTAAAAGATAATGTTGACGTTACGTTGAGCAAAGTGCGTTCTACGATGTGTAATTGTGGTGCGTTAAGTCTTCCTGAATTCAGAGAAAAGGCAAAAATCACATTGGTGTCTTCAACAAGTATTGTTGAGGGCGGTTCACATGATGTTATTCTTAAAGATAAATTTTCTCGTGATTAA
- a CDS encoding ABC transporter substrate-binding protein, translated as MKKGISKVIYILICLSLISVGVLGCGSQESSEPTNEILLGGNYELTGGLAAVGKQTVNGINLAIKQANANGGVLGKQIKFIVADNKSEPSEAANAVTKLINTDRVKLVFGSVASSNVLAAVQIAEDTKVPLITATATNPTITVNDGKVRNYIFRTCFIDPFQGQIMANFALNTLQAQTAAIYVDSSSDYSKGLATVFEQNFTKQGGKVLVKEAFLQKDQDFKATLTKIKALNPDVLFIPAYYEEVGKILKQANELGIKAKLLGTDGWDDPKLIEIAGVKAVEGAYFSNHYSPQDTDPNVVKFVESYRAEYQQEPSALAVLGYDAALVVIDAIKRAGSDDPEKIRQALAETKKLQITTGLLSIDENHNAIKPVVVVELKDGKQIFKEKIIP; from the coding sequence ATGAAAAAGGGTATAAGTAAAGTGATTTACATATTAATTTGCTTGTCTTTAATAAGTGTGGGTGTTTTGGGATGTGGTTCACAAGAGAGCAGTGAACCGACGAATGAAATTTTACTTGGGGGAAATTATGAACTTACAGGTGGTTTAGCGGCAGTTGGTAAACAGACTGTAAATGGAATAAATTTAGCGATCAAACAAGCAAATGCAAATGGCGGAGTTCTGGGAAAACAAATTAAATTTATTGTTGCCGACAATAAATCAGAACCATCCGAAGCTGCAAATGCTGTGACAAAGTTAATCAATACAGATAGAGTTAAATTGGTCTTCGGTTCAGTTGCAAGTTCGAACGTATTGGCGGCAGTACAAATTGCTGAGGATACAAAAGTTCCTTTAATTACAGCAACTGCTACGAATCCGACCATTACGGTCAATGATGGTAAAGTAAGAAATTATATTTTTAGAACGTGTTTCATTGATCCGTTTCAAGGGCAAATTATGGCCAATTTTGCTTTGAATACATTGCAGGCACAAACGGCAGCAATTTATGTCGATAGTAGTTCTGATTATTCTAAAGGGTTAGCGACGGTTTTTGAGCAGAACTTTACGAAGCAAGGTGGCAAGGTTTTAGTTAAGGAAGCTTTTTTACAGAAAGATCAGGATTTTAAGGCAACGCTTACAAAGATTAAGGCGTTGAATCCAGATGTTCTTTTTATTCCGGCTTATTATGAAGAAGTTGGGAAGATCTTGAAGCAAGCCAATGAGTTAGGAATTAAGGCAAAGTTACTGGGAACAGATGGCTGGGATGATCCTAAATTGATTGAAATTGCTGGAGTCAAAGCGGTAGAAGGTGCATACTTTAGCAATCATTATTCGCCCCAAGACACCGATCCTAATGTAGTCAAATTTGTGGAGAGTTACAGAGCGGAGTATCAGCAGGAACCAAGTGCCTTAGCGGTGCTTGGCTATGACGCAGCATTGGTTGTGATCGATGCAATAAAAAGAGCAGGCAGCGATGATCCGGAAAAAATTCGTCAGGCCTTAGCAGAGACAAAAAAATTACAAATTACGACGGGATTGCTTAGTATTGATGAAAATCATAATGCAATCAAACCCGTTGTAGTTGTTGAATTAAAAGATGGAAAACAGATTTTTAAAGAAAAAATCATTCCTTGA
- a CDS encoding YqaA family protein, producing MESLTAVLLEWGLMGLIVASFTESFCSPILPDVILLPLALSNPHMAIYYGVVATVVSVLGGFVGYAIGQKWGMTVVHKVMSDKYAHKIQEFAESKNVSWTIFLAAMSPIPYKCVSISAGAFNVKWSVFIVASLLGRAKRFFLEAVVIYYFGEPAVRFFQNNTMEMAVISVLIVVALALGIYLYKRYKRNKLQTE from the coding sequence ATGGAGAGTTTAACAGCAGTATTATTAGAATGGGGTTTGATGGGATTAATTGTTGCTTCGTTTACGGAGTCTTTTTGTTCACCTATTTTACCGGATGTGATATTACTGCCGCTGGCATTGTCAAATCCACATATGGCAATCTACTACGGTGTAGTTGCTACCGTTGTTTCGGTTTTAGGAGGATTTGTCGGATATGCAATTGGTCAAAAATGGGGTATGACCGTAGTGCATAAAGTAATGTCAGATAAATATGCACATAAAATTCAGGAGTTCGCAGAGAGTAAAAATGTTTCCTGGACCATATTTTTGGCGGCGATGTCACCAATTCCGTATAAATGTGTAAGTATTTCAGCCGGCGCATTTAATGTAAAATGGTCGGTGTTTATTGTGGCATCCTTGCTAGGACGGGCAAAAAGATTTTTCTTAGAAGCAGTGGTTATTTATTATTTTGGTGAACCGGCAGTACGGTTTTTCCAAAATAACACGATGGAAATGGCAGTAATCTCAGTTCTGATTGTTGTTGCTTTAGCTTTGGGAATCTATTTATACAAACGTTATAAAAGAAATAAATTGCAGACAGAGTAA
- a CDS encoding HAD family hydrolase has translation MKKIIFLDIDGTLIDGSHGMLSMSECTKNAIREVQAAGHYVFIASGRPFAFIDQEILRFGFDGFVLMNGAVVIVNDEFIYKKALDKKFITEAITLFEKNRIEYVLQGEKQVYLKDEYKKLHDYFDTYGISKEYFMNDYAVESLDVYKLEMMCEDAKGQELCKSFAKYNVTYLQDPTRGMKFEIYAKQETKATGILKILDHFHLSIEDSYAFGDGLNDIEMLETVGNGIAMGNASEFVKQHANYVVRTVQQDGVAEGLEKYVLHKKN, from the coding sequence ATGAAAAAGATTATATTTTTGGATATTGATGGAACTTTGATTGATGGCAGCCATGGTATGTTGTCTATGAGTGAATGTACAAAAAATGCAATTCGTGAAGTGCAGGCAGCTGGTCATTATGTTTTCATTGCTTCAGGCAGACCGTTTGCTTTTATTGATCAAGAAATCCTTCGGTTTGGTTTTGATGGATTTGTTTTGATGAATGGTGCTGTTGTTATCGTCAATGATGAATTTATTTACAAAAAAGCTTTGGACAAGAAGTTTATTACAGAGGCAATTACGCTCTTTGAGAAAAATCGTATTGAGTATGTATTACAGGGCGAGAAACAAGTTTATTTAAAAGATGAATATAAAAAACTGCATGATTATTTTGATACCTATGGTATTTCAAAAGAATATTTTATGAATGACTATGCTGTGGAAAGTTTAGATGTTTATAAGTTAGAAATGATGTGTGAAGATGCAAAAGGGCAAGAACTTTGCAAATCGTTTGCAAAGTACAATGTAACATATTTACAAGATCCTACCCGAGGCATGAAGTTTGAAATTTATGCGAAACAAGAAACAAAAGCAACGGGTATCTTGAAAATACTGGATCATTTTCATTTATCCATTGAGGACAGTTATGCTTTTGGCGATGGGTTAAATGATATTGAGATGCTGGAAACGGTGGGGAATGGAATTGCAATGGGCAACGCAAGCGAGTTTGTCAAGCAGCATGCAAACTACGTTGTTCGCACGGTACAGCAAGATGGTGTGGCTGAAGGATTGGAAAAGTACGTTTTACATAAAAAGAACTAA
- the clpB gene encoding ATP-dependent chaperone ClpB has product MAQEKYTQRVMAVLQDAQQMAALHYHQEITTRHLLLALAKESEGLLYTIFSECNVDVQLLKARLEQSLKKQPSVRGENLGLRMNTAMIRVLALAEKLAVEMKDEYISTEHLLLAVVEDGDQDVVDICREFGLHKSKMKSTIKTHRKENVTSDNPEEGYKALAKYGRDLTEQAKKGKLDPVIGRDDEIRRGIEILSRRTKNNPVLIGEPGVGKTAIVEGLARRIVAGDVPESLKNKTLYSLDLGSMVAGSKFRGEFEERLKSVLTEIAKSDGQILLFIDEVHTVVGAGAAEGAMDAGNILKPMLARGELRCIGATTLNEYRKYIEKDTALERRFQPVFVGQPTVEDTISILRGLKERYEVHHGVRIRDTALVSAAVLSDRYISDRFLPDKAIDLVDEAAAKLRTEIESMPSQLDDVLRKIMQLEIEEQALKKENDAASKEKLDSIIKEKERLQAASDSLKVKWEGEKQAILRVRAIKKEIDAVKSEMETAERAYDLNRLSELKYGKMPELEKQLQAEENSLATNDNHDQLLKEEVGEEDIAKVVSRWTGIPVTKMLTGEREKLVHLQEILHERVVGQDEAVRVVSEAIIRARAGIKDPNRPIGSFIFLGPTGVGKTELAKALAECLFDDERNIVRLDMSEYMEKHSVARLIGAPPGYVGYDEGGQLTEAVRRRPYSVVLLDEIEKAHTDVFNVLLQILDDGRLTDSKGRTVNFKNTVIIMTSNLGSHEILQKEFAEAEKAVLDILKNYFRPEFLNRLDDIIVFKGLAKDQVKSISGILLSALNQRLERQVKIHLKWNDEVLNLLAEQGYDAAYGARPLRRLLSRLVETELSKKIIQGDVAEGDTVRLSVTDDILVFHVES; this is encoded by the coding sequence ATGGCACAAGAAAAATATACGCAAAGAGTGATGGCAGTTCTGCAAGATGCACAACAGATGGCAGCGCTTCATTATCACCAAGAAATTACTACACGCCATTTACTCCTTGCTTTGGCAAAAGAAAGCGAAGGGTTATTGTATACCATATTTAGTGAGTGTAATGTTGATGTGCAGTTATTAAAGGCTAGATTAGAGCAATCGTTGAAAAAACAACCGAGTGTACGTGGAGAAAATTTGGGGCTTCGGATGAATACAGCGATGATTCGGGTACTTGCTCTGGCGGAAAAACTAGCTGTAGAAATGAAAGATGAATATATCAGCACGGAACATTTACTGCTTGCTGTGGTTGAAGATGGTGATCAAGATGTTGTGGATATCTGCAGGGAATTCGGTTTGCATAAAAGCAAGATGAAATCCACGATTAAAACACATCGTAAAGAAAATGTGACGAGTGATAATCCGGAAGAAGGATATAAAGCTTTAGCGAAATATGGACGCGATTTGACAGAGCAAGCGAAGAAAGGCAAACTTGACCCAGTCATCGGGCGTGACGATGAAATTAGACGAGGAATAGAAATTTTATCAAGACGTACGAAAAATAATCCGGTACTGATCGGTGAGCCTGGTGTTGGGAAAACGGCAATTGTAGAAGGTTTGGCAAGAAGGATTGTTGCGGGTGATGTGCCGGAATCCTTGAAGAATAAAACCTTATATTCATTGGATTTAGGTTCAATGGTTGCAGGTTCTAAATTTAGAGGAGAGTTTGAAGAACGTCTGAAATCAGTCTTGACTGAAATTGCAAAGTCAGATGGACAAATATTATTATTTATTGACGAAGTGCATACGGTCGTTGGTGCCGGTGCGGCTGAAGGGGCAATGGATGCCGGCAATATCTTAAAGCCAATGCTGGCGCGCGGCGAGCTTCGGTGTATTGGTGCAACGACGTTAAATGAGTACCGTAAATATATTGAAAAAGATACAGCTTTAGAAAGAAGATTTCAACCGGTCTTTGTCGGTCAGCCAACCGTGGAAGATACGATTTCAATTTTGCGTGGCTTAAAAGAACGTTACGAAGTGCATCATGGGGTAAGAATTCGTGACACTGCGTTGGTATCAGCGGCGGTATTATCAGATCGATATATTTCGGATCGTTTTTTGCCGGATAAAGCGATCGATTTGGTGGATGAAGCGGCAGCGAAACTTCGTACAGAAATAGAGTCTATGCCGAGTCAGTTGGATGACGTACTTAGAAAGATTATGCAGCTTGAGATTGAAGAGCAGGCATTAAAGAAGGAAAATGATGCTGCATCTAAAGAAAAACTTGATTCGATTATCAAGGAAAAGGAAAGATTGCAGGCTGCATCAGATAGCTTAAAAGTAAAATGGGAAGGTGAAAAACAAGCCATTTTGCGTGTGCGGGCGATTAAGAAAGAAATTGATGCTGTAAAAAGCGAAATGGAAACAGCTGAACGTGCGTATGACTTGAATCGATTGTCGGAATTGAAGTATGGTAAAATGCCGGAGCTTGAAAAACAATTACAGGCGGAAGAAAATTCTCTTGCGACAAACGACAATCATGATCAGTTGCTAAAAGAAGAAGTCGGGGAAGAAGATATTGCAAAGGTTGTGAGTCGATGGACGGGAATTCCTGTGACCAAAATGCTGACAGGTGAACGCGAAAAGTTAGTGCATTTACAAGAGATTCTTCATGAACGTGTCGTGGGACAAGATGAAGCAGTCCGTGTTGTCAGTGAAGCGATCATTCGGGCTAGAGCAGGAATTAAAGATCCGAATCGTCCAATTGGTTCGTTTATATTTCTTGGACCAACCGGTGTCGGAAAAACTGAGCTGGCAAAAGCGCTGGCTGAATGTCTGTTTGACGATGAACGAAATATCGTGCGACTAGACATGAGTGAATATATGGAAAAACATTCTGTGGCACGTTTAATTGGTGCCCCTCCTGGTTATGTTGGGTATGATGAGGGCGGACAATTGACGGAAGCTGTACGGCGTCGCCCTTACAGTGTAGTGCTGCTTGATGAAATTGAGAAAGCGCATACGGATGTTTTCAATGTTTTGTTGCAGATCTTGGATGATGGACGTTTGACAGATAGCAAGGGTAGAACTGTAAACTTTAAAAATACGGTTATCATTATGACGTCAAACTTAGGCTCGCATGAAATTTTACAAAAAGAATTTGCTGAGGCAGAAAAAGCTGTCTTGGATATCTTAAAAAATTATTTTAGGCCAGAATTTTTAAATCGGCTGGACGATATCATCGTCTTTAAAGGACTAGCGAAAGACCAAGTAAAATCAATCTCCGGCATTCTCTTAAGCGCGTTGAATCAACGGCTAGAACGGCAGGTTAAAATCCATTTAAAATGGAATGATGAAGTATTGAATCTACTGGCTGAGCAAGGATATGATGCCGCTTATGGCGCAAGACCGCTAAGAAGATTGTTAAGCCGATTGGTAGAAACAGAGCTAAGTAAAAAAATTATTCAGGGCGATGTAGCAGAAGGTGATACAGTTCGCTTGTCAGTTACAGATGATATACTTGTATTTCATGTAGAATCCTAA
- the asnB gene encoding asparagine synthase (glutamine-hydrolyzing): MCGITGWIDWRGGLDARQNKKILSNMIETLTLRGPDDSGQYVKSRIAFGHRRLSVVDPSNGAQPMIKKCGQYEYVITYNGELYNTPELRKDLEAKGYTFATNCDTEVLLVSYIEYGPGCVEKLNGIFAFGIWDEAKERLFLARDRIGVKPLFYAEKDQQFIFGSEIKTILANPLIEPKVDMEGLAEIFMVGPARTPGNGVFRDIKELKPGHSLIYTRNGKRTLRYWSLESREHEDDFETTVAKVKELLIDTAKRQLVADVKVCTFLSGGLDSSALTALAARHYKENDLGQLSTYSVDYIDNEKYFKASAFQPNSDAPWVLKMVDAYKTDHHRILIDNIELAKSLQKATIARDFPGMADVDTSLYLFCREIKKGATVALSGECADEIFGGYPWFYREDMLQANAFPWSPRPAMRLDWLSDSVKSSMDLVAYAQSRYDDAVKEVPKLPGEDKVSARMREIFYLSLTRWMPTLLDRKDRMSMAFGLEVRVPYCDHRIVEYVWNVPWSMKNYQNREKGLLREALTGILPYDVLWRKKSPYPKTHHPEYLNIVRNWALDILKDPSSPLVPLINVEKINEIAKTDLSASNIPWFGQLMGGAQLFAYLIQADTWLRHYKVQIV; encoded by the coding sequence ATGTGTGGAATTACCGGTTGGATTGATTGGCGTGGAGGATTAGACGCTAGGCAAAATAAAAAGATTTTATCAAATATGATAGAGACCTTAACGTTAAGAGGTCCTGATGATAGTGGTCAATATGTAAAATCTCGGATTGCTTTTGGGCATCGTCGTTTAAGTGTTGTTGATCCAAGTAATGGCGCACAGCCGATGATTAAAAAATGCGGGCAGTATGAATATGTTATAACATATAATGGTGAGCTTTATAATACGCCGGAATTGCGTAAAGACTTAGAAGCAAAAGGATATACCTTTGCAACAAATTGCGATACGGAAGTTTTACTGGTTTCTTATATTGAGTATGGGCCTGGATGCGTGGAAAAATTGAATGGTATTTTTGCATTCGGTATTTGGGATGAAGCAAAGGAAAGATTATTTTTAGCGCGGGATCGCATCGGCGTAAAACCATTATTTTATGCAGAAAAAGATCAGCAGTTTATCTTTGGTTCGGAAATAAAAACTATATTGGCAAATCCTTTGATTGAACCAAAGGTTGATATGGAAGGTCTGGCGGAAATTTTCATGGTTGGTCCGGCAAGGACACCTGGGAATGGCGTTTTTCGTGATATAAAAGAATTGAAACCGGGGCATTCACTCATTTATACGCGGAACGGGAAACGTACACTTCGCTATTGGTCTTTGGAAAGCAGAGAGCATGAGGATGATTTTGAAACAACGGTTGCAAAAGTGAAAGAATTGCTGATAGATACAGCGAAAAGACAGCTGGTTGCAGACGTGAAAGTATGTACTTTTTTATCTGGCGGACTGGATTCAAGTGCTTTAACTGCATTGGCTGCACGGCACTATAAAGAGAATGATTTAGGACAACTATCGACGTATTCTGTAGATTATATTGATAATGAAAAATATTTTAAAGCAAGTGCTTTTCAGCCGAATTCTGATGCACCATGGGTGCTTAAGATGGTGGATGCATATAAAACGGATCACCATAGAATTTTGATAGACAATATTGAGCTGGCAAAGTCATTGCAAAAGGCGACGATTGCAAGAGATTTTCCTGGAATGGCTGATGTCGATACATCGCTGTATTTATTTTGCCGAGAAATAAAAAAAGGTGCGACAGTTGCTTTATCAGGCGAATGTGCCGATGAAATCTTTGGCGGATATCCTTGGTTTTATCGTGAAGATATGCTGCAGGCCAATGCATTTCCTTGGTCGCCCAGACCGGCAATGCGTCTCGACTGGTTAAGTGATTCTGTAAAATCAAGCATGGATTTGGTAGCGTATGCACAGAGTCGTTATGATGATGCTGTAAAGGAAGTTCCAAAACTTCCTGGAGAAGATAAAGTTTCAGCAAGAATGCGGGAAATCTTTTATCTTAGCTTGACCCGGTGGATGCCGACATTACTTGACCGCAAAGATCGCATGAGTATGGCGTTCGGGTTAGAAGTGCGTGTACCGTATTGTGATCATCGGATTGTTGAATATGTTTGGAATGTGCCATGGAGCATGAAAAATTATCAAAACAGAGAAAAAGGATTACTTAGAGAAGCTTTGACGGGGATCTTGCCTTATGATGTGTTATGGCGTAAAAAGAGTCCATATCCAAAAACACATCATCCGGAGTATTTAAATATTGTACGTAATTGGGCGCTTGATATATTAAAAGATCCTTCTTCACCACTTGTTCCGTTGATTAATGTAGAAAAAATTAATGAAATAGCAAAGACTGATTTGTCGGCAAGTAATATTCCTTGGTTTGGACAATTGATGGGCGGGGCACAACTATTTGCTTATTTAATTCAGGCAGATACATGGCTGCGTCACTATAAAGTACAGATTGTATAA
- a CDS encoding acyl-CoA thioesterase, which produces MNIDAAETKVVISEVMMPNKANIAGNVHGGEIMKLMDSSAYAAARRYARSNVVTARVDELEFHLPILIGDLVICSAEVVFVGRSSLEVAVTVEVEDLDHYGKRQKALSAYFTMVALDERSKPRTLPQLVLDTTEAQEKFAEGKRRYEEHKAKKRKEREQREQQN; this is translated from the coding sequence ATGAATATAGATGCTGCAGAAACAAAAGTTGTAATTAGCGAAGTTATGATGCCAAACAAGGCAAATATTGCTGGAAATGTACACGGCGGTGAAATCATGAAATTGATGGATTCATCGGCTTATGCAGCAGCAAGACGATATGCACGGTCAAATGTGGTTACTGCACGTGTGGATGAATTGGAATTTCATTTGCCAATATTGATTGGCGATTTAGTTATATGCAGTGCTGAGGTCGTCTTTGTTGGCCGTTCTTCTTTGGAAGTTGCGGTGACTGTAGAGGTAGAAGATTTAGATCATTATGGAAAACGTCAAAAGGCATTATCTGCATACTTTACAATGGTTGCTTTAGATGAAAGAAGTAAACCAAGAACGCTGCCGCAACTGGTATTGGATACGACGGAAGCACAAGAAAAGTTTGCTGAAGGTAAACGCCGTTATGAAGAACATAAGGCGAAAAAAAGAAAAGAAAGAGAACAAAGAGAGCAACAGAATTAA